The Nocardia sp. NBC_01503 sequence AACAGCAGCAGTCCACCGAAGATCGCGTACCGGTACCAGCGGTCCGCCGGGAACTCGACCGAGATCGGACCCTTCGTCCCGGGAGGAAGTAGCCAGGCCTGCTGCCAGCCGTCGATCACGACGGGCTTCAGCTCATGTCCGTCGGCGGTGGTCGCCTGCCAGCCCACATTGGTGCTCAGCGGCAGGATCAGCAGTCGTGTGCCGGTGGGCGCCCGCACCCCCGGCGGATTCGCGATCGGCGCTGCGCCAGAATCCGGCACCGGGAGAGTGCGATTCAGGCGCAGCTCGTCGACGGTGAACAGGTCGGTCGGCGCGACCGTCACATCGATACTGCCGGTGGGCAGGTCGAAATCCACCGCGTCGTCGGCGGGCACGGTGCTGTTCTCGGAGTTGTTCCGCGCGGCTTCGGCGTATTCGTCCGCAGTGCAAACGCGCGCCGGAATCGGTGCGCCGGAACGCAATTCGGCGGCGGTACCGATGACGGTGGTGTGCAGGGTGCGACCCGCGGCGGCAAGGGTGGGGCCGTGCGCGCAATCGATGGCGATCGGGCGGTCCGGTGCGGCGGATGTCGGATAGTCGGGGCCGAGTACCGAGACCTCGGCCAGCCCGGCGGGCTGCTCCTGCGCGAAACCCAGTGCGGTGCGGTCGAGTACGGCATCCCAGGTCTGAATGCTGAGCTCGATACGGTCGGTGAGGTACGGATGCAGTTCGATCCGGCTGGGGACGCCGGAGGCCGGGTCCACCTCGCGAACCTGCGGTCCGTCACCGAGATTCACCGAGACCGAGGTCGGGTGCGCGGGCAGATCGCCCAGGGCGGGCGTGATCTCCAGCCCGGTGACCAGGGTCGGCTCCGGAAGTTCCAGGGTGAGTGTGGGTTTCCCGCCGGTCTGTTCGCGCACCGTGGTCTCCGGGGCGGTCCACGAGGTGCGCGGGTCGCCGTCGGTGGCGGCGAGCGCCGAGCCGCGCGGGTCGGCCACGTCGGCCTGGCCGCGCGCCGCGGGCCGATCGCGCTCGGTGAGCAGGGCTTCCAGGGCGGGACCGGGCCGGGTGCGGACCATGAGATCCGGTGTCACCGTGACTGGTTCGGGCACCTGCAGGGTCCGCTCGAACAGGCCGGGCTCCTCGGCGGAGAGCGCGAGGGCCTTGCTGCAGCGCACGCGATCGGGGGAGTCGAAACACGCGCTGCGGCCGGGGAACTCCTGGCCCAGCTGCCATCCCCGCACCTGCGCCCCGACCGGAGTGGGCGGCAGCACCGTGCGATGCCGGATATCCACGGGCACCGGATTGTCGCGGTCGGAGTAGTCCTCGATACTCAGTTCGCTGATGCCGAATTGCCCACCCGCACTGCCATTTTCGGTGCTGGCAGCGGTGATCTGAATCCAATCGGTCTTGCCCGGCAGCAGTGCGATCGACACCGGCGCACCGGGTTCGGTGATGCGCGCCGAGACGGTTCCCTTGGAGGTCTTCACCTCCACCCATTTCACCGGGCTGCCGATCGCGGCGGCGCTGGTGGTCAACCGCAGCACCGCCGAGGTCACCGGCTTATCGAGATCGAGCCGAAGCCATTGTCCCCGTGCGTGTTCGATGCCATTGCTGATCCACGCGGTGGAGGGGTCGCCGTCGACCACGGCAGCCGTGGAGCTGGCCGGCGCGGCTCCGCCGAGTTGGGTGGCATCGGCGGCGGAGCTGGAGGCCGTGATGGTGGCTCCCGACCATTCGCCCCGCACCAGCGGCGTTCCGGGGACCGGATAGTCCGGCACCAGATTGTGGGTGCGGCGCGCATCGGCGGGCCCGCGCAGGGCCGAATTGTGGTTGTCGACGCGCCCGAAATCGGTTTCCCGGTCCATGGGCGTATCGGTGATGGTGACCGCCTGTGGCGGCAATCCGGCCTGGACCGCATCGGCGGCCAGCAGGGCCGGGCCGCCGGGTGTCGCGGGATTGCGCCGGAGTCGCTCGATCGCCTCCGGTCCGCCCTGTACGACGGGCAGGCTGTCCAGCGGCAGCGTGTACGAACCGGGGAACGATCCTGGCGCGCCGACTCCGCTGCGCAGTTCCACCGGTGTGCCGGATGAATCGCGAGCGGCAGCATCGGCGCCCGGTGCGATAGTCCCGCTGCCGGTGGGAGTTCCGGGCGGCCGGGTGTCGACCCGGTAGATCTCGATCGCGGGGTAATCGGGTCGCAGATCCTCGTCCGCGACCAGCCCTTCCACGTGTCCGGTCGCGATCGGGTCGCCGAATTGCGCGACCTTCGTCAGCCCCGGCGACCCTTCGATCGCCTGGTGCGCGAGCATGGGCCGGGTCGAGCGGGAGGTCTCCGGGTCGAGATCGTTGCGCAGCACCAGGATTCCGATGCCCTGGTCGATGAGGGCGGCCGCCAGTCCGGCCGACGGTCGCCCGTCGGCGATGAGCCGCTGCACCGAATCCATGGCGCGAATGGCTCCGGGCGGATTCAGCGGTACCGAATCCCGTACCGCCCAGGGCGTACTCGCCAGCGCCTGGAGTGGTTCGTCGCGGGTCAGACCCCAGGTCTGACTGCCGAAGGGTGCACCGGGCACCACCAGCGCGCGGGTGTCGGATGCGTTGTGCGCCAGCCAATCCGCAGTCTGTTGCCAGTATCCGGGCACCTGGTCATAGGACCCGCGCGGTGCGAGTTTGCCGGTCCACGCCAGTGCGGTGGACAGTGCCAGCGCGGTCAGGATCAGCGCGCCGACGGCCACCATCTTGTCGCGCTCGGGATATGCGAAGGCCCTGCGCCACAACGGCATCGGAACGGACGCGGGCAGCGGCACCCGGCTCAGCAGATGTGCGAGCCCGAGCACGAGCGGCAACCGGATGAGCGGTTCGAGCTTGTGCACATTGCGCAGCGGTGCGCCCCCGGAGTCCAGGAAGGTCCGCACCTGCTCCGCGAATGGCCCGCCGAGTTCACCCGCGTAACCGGCGCAGATTCCGACCAGGCCGACGCAGAGGATCAGGACGAACCGCCCCCGTCCCGGCATGGACCGCATCGCCAGACCCGCGATACCCGCGGCCGCGAGCATGCCGGTCGCCAGGACGGCGGCGGGCTGGGTGACCAGGACCGCGCCCGCGATCCGCTCGGGTGAGACGAATGGCGTCCAACTGTCCGTGCCGCGCAATACCTCGCCCAGCGAAGCCCACTGTGTGGTCACCCCGGACGATTCGATGAAGTCCAGGAACGGCGGACTCACCTTGCCCAGCAACAGCAGGGGCACCACCCACCAGAAGGTGGCCAGCACCAGCATCGGAATCCAGGCCCGGGTGAATCGCCACCACGCCTTGTTCGGCCGATACGACAGCCACCACAGCGCGGCGGGCAGGAATGCGGCCGCGGTGGCGACCGCGTTCACAGAACCCATGAGCGCCAACGCCATTGCGCTTCCGGCGGGGGTGGCCGCCCCACGCCGAGCCCCCTTGCCATTGGGAGCGAACCAGTTCGCCACGCGGCTGCGCTCGGTCGCGACCGATTCGGCGGCGTGCGAGTCGGCCGCGTCCGTCCCGCGCAGCGCCACCCCGAGCGCGGCGGGCGCGAGCAGTACCCACGGCGCGAGCATCATGGGCAGCGTCTCGGACGAGATCGAGCCGAGGGTGGTGAGTACGCGCGGGGAGAGTGCGAAGGCGACCGCCGCGATGATCCGGGATCCGCGACTGCCTATGCCGAGCGTTTCACAGAGCCGGATGATCCCCCAGAATCCGGCGAGCAGCAGTAGCGCCCACCAGATGCGCTGGGTGACCCAGGCGGGCAGGCCGAGAATGTGACCGAGCGAGAAGAAGGCCCCGTGCGGGAAGAAGTATCCGTACGCCTGGTTCTGCACCTGCCCCATCGGGGCCTGACTGCTCCACAGGTGGCTGGCGCGCTCGAGGAAGCCGAGCGGATTCTGCGCCAGATCGTATTTGGTGTCCGCGACGGTGCGGCCCGGTGCCTGCAAAAAGGTCAGCAGGAAGGCGGCGAGCACACTGCCGAGCAGCCAGCGGCGGCCCAGCGGTGCGGTATTCGGCGACCGGTCTCCGATCGAGCCGGTCGCGGCGGTGGTATCGGAGGTCAGCCGGTCAGCGCGCGCCGTACTCAACGTTATTGAGCAGCGACGAGCCGGCGTCGCCGCTCCGGTCGATGTCGGGGCGCTTGTCCTGCGAGGCCGCCATCGTGATCACCAGGACTGCGGCCAGCCCGACCAAGGCTCCGCCGGCAGCGCTCGCTACACCAGGAACGGCAAACTTCATCGCGGACTCCCATACATCGACGCATGCGTACAACTCGAGCAAACCTACCGTATCTATTTGCCCTCCGCTTCGCTCCGGGCGGGGGCTGCGGCCCTGGAGTCTCGGTTCTTCCCTCGCTCCGCTCCCCCGCTCCGCTCCCCCGCTTCGCTCCTCCGCTCCACTCAGTCCAGAACCGAGACGGCCGCAGCCCTTGGCGTGTTTGTTTTCGGGGTTGTTCGGGCGCGGGGGGTTGTGGGCTGGTGGGGAGGGTGCGCAGTTTGGCGGTGGTTTCGCTCAGTTCGGAAGTGAGATGGCGGCGGTTTTTGGCGTGTTTGTTTTTCGGGGTTATTCGCAATGCCGCGCAGTTAGCGGTTGGGGATGCCTGTCAAGCGAGTGTCGTTGCGGGACTTGACATGTTGTGAAACGAGACAGCGGAACTACTGGTAGAGAGGTTTTGTCCTCCAAGACAAACCGTCCACCGGGAGTTCCGCTGTCTGTTCAGTCTGTCATCAAACATGTGTCGGTGGTAGCGGCGGGGGTGTTCGCGCCGGGTCATCTGGGGGAGTTGACCCAGATCGTGCCATTCGAAATGGTCGACGCCGCAGTGGAATCGGGGCGAGCGAGACAGAGGCGGGTGCGGGATCTACCCTCGCGGGTGGTGGTGTATCTGCTGTTGGCCGGGGCGTTGTTCACCGAGCTCGGCTACACCCAGGTATGGGCCCGGATGGTCGCGGGCCTGGACGAAATCCTCGTGGCCCGCCCCGGTTCCTCGGCCTTGGCCCAGGCCCGCCGCCGAGTCGGTGCCGCACCGTTGCGGGAGTTGTTCGGGCTGCTCGCCGGTCCCGCTGCCGGCGCGGCCCGATGGCGCGGCCTGTTGGTCTGTGCGGTCGACGGCACCACCATGTTCGTGTCCGACTCCGCCGCCAACGCGGGTACCTTCGCCCGTCAGGGCGGCGGCAACGGCGACTCGGGGTATCCGATGCTGCGACTGCTCGCGGTGGTGGCGTGTGGCACCCGCACCGTCATCGACGTCGTGTTCGGCACCTCGGGTGTCTCCGAGATCGCCTATGCCCCAAAGCTTTTCCGATGCCTGCACGAGGGGATGTTGTTGCTGGCGGACCGCAACTTCGCCAGCGCCGCGCTGATCGGACAGATCGCGCAAACCAAAGCCGACCTGCTGATCCGTGACAAGACCAACCGTGTGATGCCGTTGATCGAGCGGCTGCCCGACGGGTCGTGGCTCGCGGTGAAGGGTCCGGTAGTTCTGCGGGTAATCGACGCCGACATCGCGCTCACCCCGAAAGGCGGACCACCCCGCCGCGAACGCTACCGGTTGCTCACCACCTTGACCGACCATCACCGCTACCCGGCGATGGAGCTGGTGCGGCTCTATCACCAGCGCTGGGAGATCGAAACCACCTACGCGGAACTGAAATCGACCATGCTCGGCGGCCGGGTACTGCGCGCCCGCACACCCGCCGGGATCGACCAGGAGGTCTATGCCCTGCTGAGCACTTACCAAGCGCTGCGCATCGCCATCGCCGACGCCACACACCCGCAGGCCATACCCCTGCAAGCCAGCTTCTCCATTGCACTCAATACCGCCCGCGACCAGGTCGTGGCTGCCGCCGCGGTCATCGCCGACACCGCCGTCGACCTGGTCGGACGGATCGGCCGCACGGTCTTGGCCGACCTCCTGCCCGCACGCCGACCACGCCAAAGCCCCCGCGTCGTCAAGCGAGCGATCTCCAAACACCGCGCCAAAGGCGCCATCGACCGCACCAATTATCCCACCGTCACCATCACCATCAACCTGCGAAAACACCCGAGTTGACCGCAGACAGGTCGGCCTAACTGCGCGGCATTGGGGTTATTCGGGCACGGTGCATTGCAGGCTGCCGAGGAAAGTGCGCAGTTTGGCGGTGGTTTCGACCAGTTCGGTCTGTGGATCGGAGGCCGCGACGATGCCGCCGCCGCCGAAGGCGCGCAGTGAGCGGCCGTCGGCGGAGAGTTCGGCGCATCGGATGGCGACCACCCATTCGCCGTCACCGTGGGCATCGCACCAGCCGACCGCGCCGCTGTAGAAACCGCGGTCGCCTTCCAGATCGCAGATGGCGTCCAGTGCCAGGGTGGTCGGGGTGCCGCAGATGGCGGGTGTCGGGTGCAGTAGTACGGCCAGATCGAGGGCGGTCATGGCGGGGTCACGCAGTTCGGCGGTGATGGGTGTGGCCAGATGCCAGACCTCGGGGGTGTGCAGCAGTTCGGGGCCGTCCGGAATAGTGAGCTCACTGCAGACGGGTGTGAGCTGCTCGCGAATCCACTCCACGACATAGGCGTGTTCTTCGCGATTCTTACTGCTGGACAGCAGTTCCCGCGCCTGCGCCGCATCGGCGTCCGGATCCGCGAGCCGGGGGAGGGTTCCGGCGAGCGGGCGCAGGGTGACCTTGCGCCCGTGCCGGGCGACCAGGACTTCGGGTGTCGCGCCCAGCAGGGTCTCCCCGGGCCGCCCGGCGGGGGTGAGGTCGACGGCGTACACATTGGCGCGCGGATGCCGGGTGACCAGGTGCGCGGCCACCACCTCCGGTTCCAAGGGCGTTTCGGCTTCGGCGAGGAGTGAGCGCGCCGCCACCACTTTGCGCAGCGGCTGCTCGGGATCGGAGAGTTGTTCGACCAGTTTCGTCACCCGCGCCACATGCTCTGCGGCACTGGGCATTTCGGAGACGACTCGCACTCGCGGCAGTTCGGGCAGGGCGGCGGGTCGCCACGGTCCGGCGGTGCGCAGGGCCCGTTCGGGTGCGCAGAGGGCGGCCGGTCGGCGCGGATCGAACGGCAGTGCCCCGACGATCAGGTCGGTGTCCCCGGCGCGCAGCGCCGACAATGCGGCGGCGGCCGCATCGAAGGCGATACGGGTGCCGGTGGTGCGCACCACGCCATTGGGTGTCGCGAGCAGAAATCCGTCCATGGTCTCCCGACCATAGTCCGCGATCCGGGTGTCGAAATCGGTAGAGCGACCGATATCTCTGTCGCACCGATCACATCCGCGCCGAGGGCGCTCCGGAGCCGGTGTGGCGCTGCGATTTCCATCGCATCAGCGCAGCTCGGCGGGGTGCTGGCGGTCAGTGCTTCGGGGCGGGCTCACGTCCGGGCGGCACCATCAGCACCGGGCGATGGCAGTGTTTGAGTACCGCGTCCGCGACGCTGGAGTGCATCAGCGCGCGAATTCCGGTGGCGCCGCGGGTGCCCGCCACAATGATGTCCACATCCAGCTCGTCGGCCACCTCGACAATGGCGTTCCAGATGGTGGTGGTGCATTCGACGGTGCGCGCCTCGGCATTGAGCCCGGCGAGCTTGGCCAGTCGTACGCCCTCGGAGTTGATGGTTTTCGCGTCGACGTACGCGATGTCCTCGATCTCGTCGTCGGGCGTCCACTCCGGCTGCATGACTCCCGAGAGTCCGGAGAGTCGAGCGGCCTGGCGCGCCATGGGTTCCCAGGCGGTGAGGACCACGGCTCTGTTCGCGGCCAGGAACCGTCCGGCGTATTCGACGGCGCGGCGCGCATTCTCGGACCCGTCGTACGCGATGAGCATCAAATCGCACGGCATGACGAACCTCCTGATGGGAACGCATGTCTCTACCGTGAGATTACCCCGGGAAGTGTGGTGTAAGCGGACTTGCCGACGCCTGTCCGTCGCGGGTTGTCCACAGTTTGCGAACGATTCACCCAAATCAGTGGTGGGATACGCGGCTCCGGTTTTCACTGACATGTGTCGGTTTCCACCGACGTGTCGGCATCGATTCATATGCCGGCTCCCGACATCGTCGTCATTGCAGCAGAGCCCGGACGAGGGGTGGATTGTGCGGTTGGACGAGCTGACTACCCCGCAGGAATGGGCGAGTGTGTACCGCTCCCTGTTCGGCCTGCCGCATGTGCATGTCACCACCCCCGGCTTCGTGGTGCTACCCCTGGTCGACACCATTGCCGCCTTGAATACCCCGGAACCGTTGGGCGCGTTGATACTCGGCGAACTGACGGTACGCGGTGTGCCCGGCCCCGTGCTGGTGCGCGAACGCCCGCCGCGGCGTACATTCCTGGCGATGTTCGACGGGTATCCCTCCGACGAATGCCTCGAACGCTTGGAGCGCAACAGCGTGGACATCGGCCCGCATCGAAGTAATGTCATCCTGCCCACCGGATTCGGGCGGCACACCCATGAGGGCAGGTGGTGGGCGCGCGCACCGCATCGCGACGAATCGCTACCCCTGCTGTCCGAAGTGCTCGACGCCACCATCGCGGTGCTGTGAGCCGTGTCCTCGATCGAAGCGGCCGTCTTCGGCCATCACGAAGCCGATCCTCGGGCCCTGCTCTACTACGAATGGTGTCAACGAGGTGAATCCGGTTATGCGGTGGCGGATTTCGCCGAGGACGTGAACGAATTATCGCTGGCGGACCGGCCCATGGACGCGGCCTGCTGGCGACTATTGGATCGCGTCGAATCGGCCGCCCGCGTACCGGAGTGGCCGTACTTCGAATGGATCGATACCGGCGGGGATCCGAATATCATTGGCGTAGCCCGTGATTCGCCCGCATATCCGACCCCCGCCGACTATTCCCGTGCTGAACTGTACGACCGGATTCACGGCGGCTGGCTGGGCCGATGTGCGGGCTGTGCACTCGCCGGACCGCACGATACCGGTGTAATCGGTTGTCCCCGTGACGAAAACCTGGACTACACCATTCTGGGTCTGCATCTGCTGGAGCAGTACGGTACCCATTTCATCGCCGATGATGTCGCCGCCCTCTGGTTGGAGCGCCTGCCCTTCCTGCGCACCTCCACCGCCGAGCGGG is a genomic window containing:
- a CDS encoding alpha-(1->3)-arabinofuranosyltransferase, which produces MGDRSPNTAPLGRRWLLGSVLAAFLLTFLQAPGRTVADTKYDLAQNPLGFLERASHLWSSQAPMGQVQNQAYGYFFPHGAFFSLGHILGLPAWVTQRIWWALLLLAGFWGIIRLCETLGIGSRGSRIIAAVAFALSPRVLTTLGSISSETLPMMLAPWVLLAPAALGVALRGTDAADSHAAESVATERSRVANWFAPNGKGARRGAATPAGSAMALALMGSVNAVATAAAFLPAALWWLSYRPNKAWWRFTRAWIPMLVLATFWWVVPLLLLGKVSPPFLDFIESSGVTTQWASLGEVLRGTDSWTPFVSPERIAGAVLVTQPAAVLATGMLAAAGIAGLAMRSMPGRGRFVLILCVGLVGICAGYAGELGGPFAEQVRTFLDSGGAPLRNVHKLEPLIRLPLVLGLAHLLSRVPLPASVPMPLWRRAFAYPERDKMVAVGALILTALALSTALAWTGKLAPRGSYDQVPGYWQQTADWLAHNASDTRALVVPGAPFGSQTWGLTRDEPLQALASTPWAVRDSVPLNPPGAIRAMDSVQRLIADGRPSAGLAAALIDQGIGILVLRNDLDPETSRSTRPMLAHQAIEGSPGLTKVAQFGDPIATGHVEGLVADEDLRPDYPAIEIYRVDTRPPGTPTGSGTIAPGADAAARDSSGTPVELRSGVGAPGSFPGSYTLPLDSLPVVQGGPEAIERLRRNPATPGGPALLAADAVQAGLPPQAVTITDTPMDRETDFGRVDNHNSALRGPADARRTHNLVPDYPVPGTPLVRGEWSGATITASSSAADATQLGGAAPASSTAAVVDGDPSTAWISNGIEHARGQWLRLDLDKPVTSAVLRLTTSAAAIGSPVKWVEVKTSKGTVSARITEPGAPVSIALLPGKTDWIQITAASTENGSAGGQFGISELSIEDYSDRDNPVPVDIRHRTVLPPTPVGAQVRGWQLGQEFPGRSACFDSPDRVRCSKALALSAEEPGLFERTLQVPEPVTVTPDLMVRTRPGPALEALLTERDRPAARGQADVADPRGSALAATDGDPRTSWTAPETTVREQTGGKPTLTLELPEPTLVTGLEITPALGDLPAHPTSVSVNLGDGPQVREVDPASGVPSRIELHPYLTDRIELSIQTWDAVLDRTALGFAQEQPAGLAEVSVLGPDYPTSAAPDRPIAIDCAHGPTLAAAGRTLHTTVIGTAAELRSGAPIPARVCTADEYAEAARNNSENSTVPADDAVDFDLPTGSIDVTVAPTDLFTVDELRLNRTLPVPDSGAAPIANPPGVRAPTGTRLLILPLSTNVGWQATTADGHELKPVVIDGWQQAWLLPPGTKGPISVEFPADRWYRYAIFGGLLLLIPLAVLAFRGARTPMRDAGPAPRTWRSRAVGAIGLAAAAGLIAGPTGIVLTALGLIAMRFLPRDRQLPLVAIATVGTAISAAALSTGPWRSPEGYMGASLWVQFPALMAIVALGLSALPNRRR
- a CDS encoding DUF2613 domain-containing protein; translation: MKFAVPGVASAAGGALVGLAAVLVITMAASQDKRPDIDRSGDAGSSLLNNVEYGAR
- a CDS encoding IS4 family transposase, which codes for MSVVAAGVFAPGHLGELTQIVPFEMVDAAVESGRARQRRVRDLPSRVVVYLLLAGALFTELGYTQVWARMVAGLDEILVARPGSSALAQARRRVGAAPLRELFGLLAGPAAGAARWRGLLVCAVDGTTMFVSDSAANAGTFARQGGGNGDSGYPMLRLLAVVACGTRTVIDVVFGTSGVSEIAYAPKLFRCLHEGMLLLADRNFASAALIGQIAQTKADLLIRDKTNRVMPLIERLPDGSWLAVKGPVVLRVIDADIALTPKGGPPRRERYRLLTTLTDHHRYPAMELVRLYHQRWEIETTYAELKSTMLGGRVLRARTPAGIDQEVYALLSTYQALRIAIADATHPQAIPLQASFSIALNTARDQVVAAAAVIADTAVDLVGRIGRTVLADLLPARRPRQSPRVVKRAISKHRAKGAIDRTNYPTVTITINLRKHPS
- a CDS encoding isochorismate synthase; this translates as MDGFLLATPNGVVRTTGTRIAFDAAAAALSALRAGDTDLIVGALPFDPRRPAALCAPERALRTAGPWRPAALPELPRVRVVSEMPSAAEHVARVTKLVEQLSDPEQPLRKVVAARSLLAEAETPLEPEVVAAHLVTRHPRANVYAVDLTPAGRPGETLLGATPEVLVARHGRKVTLRPLAGTLPRLADPDADAAQARELLSSSKNREEHAYVVEWIREQLTPVCSELTIPDGPELLHTPEVWHLATPITAELRDPAMTALDLAVLLHPTPAICGTPTTLALDAICDLEGDRGFYSGAVGWCDAHGDGEWVVAIRCAELSADGRSLRAFGGGGIVAASDPQTELVETTAKLRTFLGSLQCTVPE
- a CDS encoding universal stress protein, whose translation is MPCDLMLIAYDGSENARRAVEYAGRFLAANRAVVLTAWEPMARQAARLSGLSGVMQPEWTPDDEIEDIAYVDAKTINSEGVRLAKLAGLNAEARTVECTTTIWNAIVEVADELDVDIIVAGTRGATGIRALMHSSVADAVLKHCHRPVLMVPPGREPAPKH